The following is a genomic window from Deltaproteobacteria bacterium.
TGCAAATCTCGGCCTCAAGGTTGAAGATGCCCAGATTATCCTGGAAATAATAGAACCTATAAAGCGGCTTGAAAGGGTGAATGAATACCTTGTAAAAGAGCTCCATGTTGCCACTATACAGGTAAAGATACAATCCCAGGCAAAAGAGGAAATGGATAAAAGCCAACGTGAATACTATCTGAGAGAACAGATGCGGGCCATAAAGAGCGAACTTGGCGAACTTGAGGAGATAACCGAAGAGATTGATGAGATAAGAAAAAAGATAAAAAAAGCCAAGATGCCGCCTGATGTTGAAAAAGAGACATTAAAACAGACAGACCGGCTTGAGTCAATGCACCCTGATGCGGCAGAGTCCGCAATTATAAGGACATACCTTGACTGGCTTGTTGAACTCCCGTGGAGCAAATCAACAAAGGACACGCTTGAAATTAAAAAGGCCAAGAATGTCCTTGATGAAGACCACTATGACCTTGAAAAGATTAAAGAGCGCATACTTGAATATCTGGCGGTAAGAAAACTTCAAGAGAAGAGCAAAGGTCCGATACTTTGCTTTGTCGGCCCGCCTGGCGTTGGCAAAACCTCATTGGGCAGATCAATAGCAAGGGCCATGGGCAGGAAATTTGTGCGCATATCCCTAGGCGGGATAAAAGACGAGGCTGAGATAAGGGGACACAGGAGAACATACGTGGGCGCTCTGCCTGGAAGGATAATCCAGGGAATGAAGCAGGCAGGCACAAACAATCCTGTATTTATGATGGATGAGATAGATAAGATAGGAACGGATTTCAGGGGCGACCCGTCTTCAGCCCTTCTGGAGGTTTTAGACCCTGAGCAGAACAATGCATTCAGCGACCATTATCTGAATCTTCCCTTTGATCTTTCAAAGGTTATGTTCATAACAACAGCAAACATCCTTGATCCAATCCCTGATGCGCTTAAAGACAGGATGGAGGTGTTGGAGCTTGCAGGATATACTGGGGAAGAAAAACTTGAGATTGTAAAGAAATTTATAATAGAGAGACAGCTTAATGAAAACGGTTTAAACAGAAAACTCCTTGAGATAACCGACGATGCGCTTGAAAAGATAATCTCACAGTATACAAAGGAGGCGGGTTTAAGAAATCTGGAAAGGGAGATAGCCTCTGTATGCAGAAAGGTTGCCAGAAAGGTTGCAGAGGGTGAGAAGGTGCAAAGTCTTGTTACTGCAAAAACAGTTGAAGAATATCTTGGCATTCCTAAGTTCATACCGGAGACGGAACAGGAAGAGGATGAGATAGGCGTTGCCACAGGCCTTGCATGGACGCCTGTAGGAGGGGAAATCCTTTATATAGAGGCGACAACAATGAAAGGAAAAGGGAATCTTACGCTTACAGGCCACCTCGGGGAGGTAATGAAGGAGTCGGCGCACGCAGCCTTAAGCTATACAAGGAGCAGGGCGAAGGTCATTGGGCTTGCAGAAGATTTTTATAAAGAGATTGACATACACATCCATGTGCCTGCCGGTGCAATACCGAAGGACGGACCGTCCGCCGGTGTTACTATGGCAACTGCCCTCATATCAACGCTTACAAAAACCCCTGTAAGCAAAGACATCGCTATGACAGGAGAGATTACCCTGAGAGGAAGGGTGCTGCCGATAGGCGGCATCAGGGAAAAGGCGCTGGCAGCGCTTCGGGCCAAAATAAGGACCATTATATTGCCAGAGAGGAATAAAAAAGATATTGAGGAGATACCAAAGGATATCCGGAAAAAGATGAATTTTATATTTGTAAGGCATATGGACGATGTGCTGAAGATAGCGCTAAAGAAAAAGGTTAAGGCAATTAAAAAGCCCCTTCGTCCCATAGGCAAGAGAAATGTTGCTGTGGCAAGATGAATAGCTCATGGCTCACAGTATTTGTATTTGCTATCAGCTATGAACTATCAGCTATGAACTATCAGCTATGAGCTATCAGATATGAGCTATCAGATATGGAAATCAAAAAACTTGGAGAACTTGCTCTTATAAAAAGGCTGGCTGAGCAATTTACACCCGGCCATCCAAGGGTTGTAAAAGGTATCGGGGATGATGCATCTGTTACAATACAAGATGATTCCCAATATCTCCTGTGCACCACAGATACACTGGTTGAAGATATACACTTCTCTCTGCAATACACACCTTCCTACAATCTTGGCAGGAAGGCGGTAAGCATATCTCTAAGCGATATTGCAGCCATGGGTGGAACGCCGATGTTTCTCTTTACATCAATAATCCTTCCGCCTGCAACTTCGACAGATTTTATAAACCTTCTTTACAAAGGGATAAAGGAAATGGCCCTTGAGTTTGATGTTGCGCTTATCGGCGGTAACACATCATCATCTCCGGACAAGATAATAATCAACACAACAATACTTGGAGAGGTTCCAAAAGATCAGGTGATGTTCAGGAAAGGGGCATCTGTTGGAAACAGGATATATGTAACAGGCTGCCTTGGGGATTCAGGTCTGGGATTGAAGATGTTAAAAGAAAGTCAAAAGTCAAAAGTCAAAAGTCAAAACTTAAAAAATAAAGTCATACTGAAACATATTGACCCCTTGCCTCGTGTAAGGGAAGGAAGAGAGATAGCAAAAAAAAAACTTGCAACCTCAATGATTGATATAAGCGACGGCCTGATTTCAGATTTAAGGCATATCGCTGAAGAAAGCAGGGTTGGGGCGCAGATATGGCTTAAAAAACTGCCTCTCTCCACAGGCCTTAAAAAATGGCTGTCAGACCATCCTCAGGATATAGCGCTTGCGCTTAGCGGAGGAGAGGATTATGAGCTGCTATTTACTGCCCCAAAAGGGAATGACCCTCAGATAGATGCCCTGTCAAGTGAGCTGGGCATACCGATAACACAGATTGGTGAAATTGTGCCGGAGGGATGCGGGATAACTGTATTGGATGAGAAGGGAGATATATTCCATCTTGCAGTTGAGGGATTTGAACACTTTAAGACAGAGTAAAAATTTGGAGGCCTTATGAAGATAAAAGTCCAGATAGGTTATAAATTTATAATCGGATTTATTTTAGTTGTTTCTACAGCCGCATTTGCGCCCCGCTTTGTAGAGTCGCTGGATATTGTGGAATGGTTAAAGGAGCCCCTGAGTTTTTTAATTGCAATCCTCATAGGGCTGATACTGGGTTCTATCCTTACAAGAACCATTACAAAAGGCTTTCGCCAGCTTACAACAATTGCCAATGATATAAGCAGCGGCGACCTGACAAGACCTGACAACATAGGTATGAACGGAAAAATACTTGAGGATGAATCCACTGAGCTTGCTGCCGCCTTAAATGTAATGCTAAAAAATCTCAAGGGACTTGTAAATCATATAAAGGATGCGGCAGGCAATCTTTCTGAGGCTGCTGAAACATTAAATACACTGGTAACAAAAGGGCATAAAACTACCGAGGATATCAGCACAGGCACATCAAAGATATTTGAAGGCGCATTGGAACAGGCTGGCTATGTGGAAAATGCCTCAAAGACAATGGAGGAGATGGCAAAGATGTCTGATGATGTGTCTCTTAAGGCAACGGATATGGCGGCTGTGGCGGCTCAAACCAGATCCAGAGTCCAGAAAGGCGCTGCAATATCTACATCGGCTTTGAAAAAGATGGAGTCCATACTGCATGGCGTTGATTCCACAAAAGATATGATTATCGGCCTTGAGGAGAAGTTGAACAATATTCCGAAGATATTGGATGTAATCACTCACATATCAAGGCAAACAGACCTGCTTGCGATTAATGCAACCATAGAGGCGTCAAAGGCAGGCGAACACGGCAGGGGATTTGCAATTGTTGCCGAAGAGGTGCGCAGGTTCGCTGATAATACAAAACGTTCTGTAGAAGATGTTGCCTTTATAATCAAGGATATAAAGGCTGAGGTGGAGAGGCTGGTAAATGCTGAGGCAGAGAGCTCGGCGTTTACAAAGGAAGGGAGAGAGGATATCAATAAGGTTAAAGAATCGCTGGATGAGATTACTGCTTTTACTTCCGAGGTTGCGGATAAGGCAGAGAATATCCTTGTCCTTACGCAGAAACAGAAACAAGGAGGGGAAACGGCTGTCAGCCTTATAGAACAGATTGCGCATATAGCGAGAGAGAGTGTGTCTGCCACCGAAGAGGTGGATACGGTGGTTGATGGCCACAAGGCATCAATAGAAGAGATGTTGGCTTCTGCAAAAAAACTGTCAGGGTTTGCAGATGACTTAAAGCGGGTGGTATCCAGATTTAAGCTGGAGCAGGATGATGTTGAGATTTTGCCGGAGAATAAACCTCAAGTGCTGGAAATGGCGGAAAGGGGCGTATGACAGACGGCGATAAGCTTCTCATATACATAGATGACAAAATATTTGCCGTGGATGCGGATACGGTGGATGCGCTGGTGGAGACGGAACGGTTTTTCATGCTGCCGATGCTTCAGTCCCATTCATTTTCCGCCCCCTATCCCCTTCATGGAGGGGGACAGGGGGCGGTGGGATTTATAAAAGGCGTGATAACCAGGCGCGGTGATGTGGTCGTTGTGGTTGATATAGGGGATCTGTTTGGGGCGCCGTCGGTTCAAGGTGAAGGGAGATATAAGGTTCTTGTGCTTAAAAAAGACGCCTTATGTCTCGGAATATATGTCGGCGCAAAAGGGCTGTCATTTCTCTGGGAAGAAGATCTAAAGAACCTTGAGTTTAAACCATTAACGGAAAATTATATTCATGGCATGATTGACCCTTCAGGTAAAAAAATACGCATTCTTGACTGGCAGAGGATATTGGAAGAGACACAGAGGTTGGTAAGCAGCAGGTAGAGATAGCGGGTAGCGTTTAGTATTTCCTATCCGCTATCCGCTACCCGCTAATATGGACACATCACAATACAAGACGCTTTTTCTTCAAGAAACAGAGGAACACCTTAAAGGAATAAGCGAGGAACTGCTTAAACTGGAAAATGAACCGCATGCCCCTTCCGGCATAGATAATCTCTTCAGACACTTTCATTCCATTAAAGGGATGGCCGCATCAATGGGTTATGAAGCTATGGCCGGCTTCAGCCATCAATTAGAAGACCTCCTTGACGCGGTCAGAAAAAAAAAGATACCCCTCAGCCAGGAGATTATAGACGTCATTTTAAGCGGGACAGATATTCTGCAAACATTTACAAGACTCATTGCAGAGGATAAACCCCTTGATATGGATACCAGCCGCTTATTGTCAAGGATTAAGACCATATTGACTCAGGAAGAATCCCCTTCGGAGGCTGTTGATAGACCTCCAGTTGCTGTCTCTTCCACCCTTCAAACTGACGCTGCGTCTGCTCCAAAACTTGGCCTTCCCACCACTATGAAAGTGGACAGCAAGGTATTTGATAATTTTATGGAGTCTGTTGGAGAGCTCTTTACAGTGAGGTCAAGGATGAAGGAGGTTGTTGCAAATTCTTTTCCTGTGGAATTTCAGGAGACAACCCATCAGCTTGGCAGAATTATAGAAGACCTCTACTACAGAGTGATAACAGCAAGGATGATACCCTTCGAAGACCTGACGCAAAATTTACCCAGGCTAATAAGGGATATGTGCAAAAAAAATGGGAAAAACGCGGAACTGATCATAGATGGAAGCGATGTAAAGCTTGACAGGGCTGTATTGGAGCACATAACCGACCCGCTGGTTCATATTATAAGAAATGCGGTAGACCATGGCATAGAAACTCCGGAAAAGAGGGCGCAGCATGGAAAACCGGCAAAGGGGCGCATAACCGTTGCTGTTGCAAGGCAGAGGGATAATATAATAATAGAGATAACCGATGACGGCCGGGGCATAGATATAAATAAAGTAAAAGAAAAGGCTCTGCAATCAGGCATCCCTGAAGAAAAGATAAAAGGCATGGCGGATAAAGACGCATTGCTGCTTGTTTGCCTGCCCGGTTTAAGTCTGGCAAAGGAGATTACAGAGACATCAGGCAGAGGGGTTGGGATGGATGTGGTTAAAGCAAATATTGAGGCAATAGGGGGGAGGCTGGAGATATCCTCTGTCATTAATAAAGGCACAAAGATTATACTTGAACTGCCGGTAACAATATCAATAGTAAAGGTTCTCCTCGTATCTCTGGGCGCTGAGTTATTTGCCTTCCCCATATCAAAGGTGTTGAAGGTGCTGGATATAAATAAGGCGGATATAAAAAACCACGGGAACAAAACTTATTTTGTCTATAATGATACTGAGACGTCTGTTGCAGATTTGAGGAGTATTCTTGCTCTACCGCGTCTTGTTGAAAAAGATCCAATCTCTGTTGTGATAATTGATGCAAAGGAGAAAATATCAGGTATAATCGTAGATGATTTTGAAGGCGAGATAGACGCCTATATAAAGCCGCTTGCGCAGCCTATGACAAGGATGCGGGGGGTTATCGGAGTTACAGTCCTTGGGGACGGCAGGCCGGTATTCCTTCTTGACCCGGCAGCTATTGTAATATAGTTGCAACTTGAAACTTTTAGATTATGAATGTTGAAAGCTTAAAAAAACTCATAAGCGATATTAAAAAAGGGAAGGTGGAAACGTCTGAGGCATTAGAGACGTTAAAGGCCCTCCCCTTTGAAGATATGGGGTTTGCCACATTGGACACCCACCGTTCGCTGCGGCAGGGTTTTCCTGAGGTCATACTCGGCCATTGGAAGACAGCTGATCAGATTATTAAGATTGCAAAAAAAATGAAGGCAAGGAAAGAGAATATACTTATAACGCGGGTTGACACAGCAAAGGCGCGGGAGATAAAGAAGGCGGTTAAAAATTCCTCATACAATAAAGATGCAAAGACAATATTTATAAAATCCCATCCCATTAAAATAACAGGCAAAGGAACGATACTTGTTATATGCGCCGGGACATCGGATATCCCGGTAGCAGAAGAGGCGGTGGTAACAGCAGAGGTTATGGGCAACAAAGTGGAAAGGCTCTATGATGTGGGAGTTGCCGGCATACACAGGCTTCTCCATAAAAAAGAAAAAATCCTTGCGGCCAATGTTTTGATTGTTGCCGCAGGCATGGAGGGGGCGCTCCCTTCAGTGGTGGGCGGCCTTGTTTCAAAGCCTGTTATAGCGGTTCCAACCAGCGTAGGCTACGGCGCAAACCTCGGCGGAATTACGACGCTCCTTGCCATGCTCAACTCATGCGCCGCAGGCGTTACCGTGGTAAATATAGATAATGGTTTCGGCGCCGGATATGCGGCGAGCTTGATAAACAGGGGATAAAGACAAAAGTGGAGCGATTACATTGAAGACAGCATACTTTGACTGCTGTTCCGGCATAAGCGGCGATATGGTTCTTGGCGCATTGATTGATATGGGCCTTGATATCAAGATTCTGCGGAGGGAATTATCCAAACTGCATATCAGTAATTATTCCATATCCGCATCAAAGGCCAGGCGGCATCATATAACAGGCACAAGCTTCAAAGTCAGATTCAAAGAATCCCGCCACCATAGGACCTTTACTGACATAAAAAATCTTATAAATAAAAGCAAACTCTCTGTAAAGACCAAAGAATTGAGCATATCCATATTCTTTAACCTCGCGAAGGCAGAGGCAAAGGTTCACGGCTGCAAGGTTGATGAGGTTCATTTCCATGAAGTTGGCGCAGTGGACTCTATTGTGGATATAGTTGGAACCGCTATCGGCATGGAACAACTGGAAATGGAAAATGTATATGCCTCTCCACTGCCGCTTGGCTCCGGATGGGTTGAAACAGCGCATGGAAGAATGCCAGTGCCTGCGCCAGCTGCTTTGGAACTCTTGCGGGGTGTGCCTGTTATCCCATCTCCGGTGAAATCAGAGTTGACCACGCCGACAGGTGCAGCTATAATAAAAACAATTGCAAAAGGCTTTGGCAATATGCCGCAGATGAAGATGGAAAAGATAGGCTATGGCATAGGCACAAGGGATTTTGAACAAATCCCGAATATATTGAGGATTGTGACAGGGGAAGGGAGCGGCGGCCAGGAAAAACTTATCATGATTGAAACAAACATTGATGATATGAATCCACAGATATATGATTACCTGATGACAAGGCTTTTTAAAAAAGGCGCCCTTGATGTGTTTCTCACGCCGATTCAAATGAAAAAGGGGAGGCCTGCGGTTCTTTTAAATGTTTTATGCAATGAAGACAAAAAAGCGCAGGTCATGGATATAATCTTTGAAGAAACAACCACCATCGGCATCCGTACCTATGAAGTAAACAGATATTGCCTTGAGAGGGATACAAAGCAAGTCTCGACGCCTTATGGAAAGATGCATATAAAAATATCTCAAAAAAACGGCAAACCGATAAACATCCAGCCCGAATATGAGGATTGCAGAAAAATAGCTGAAAAGAAAAATGTGCCTTTAAAGAAGGTCATGGATTCGGCAAAAAGGAAGTTCTTTTAAAGTGTTTGCAACAACCCAAAAATAGACTTTGATTTTTTGGGAAACATGCAAGTTGCCTGCCAGACGAGGCAGAGGCCATTTTTGCGACGAGCCGTATATCACCAATACGGTGAGAAGCAAAAATGCGCCGATAACGAAGTATGGCAGGCAAATCGCATGTTTGTAAAATAGCGAGGTTTTTAATAGCTATTTTACGGAATAATAAACAGAAAGGGGGTGAAGCACTATGGCAGCCAAGAAGAAGGCGGCAAAGAAAACAACGAAGAAGACGGCTAAAAAAGGAAGCAAATCTTCCTGCAAGAGCTGTTAGCCGGGTTGATTCTGGAGGGGAGAATCCCCCTCCCCCTGTCCCCCTCCATGAGGGGGATAAAGGGGGAGGGGGGTTCTCCAATATTTTATGGAAAACAAAATGGAAAATAAACCTCTTGCCGTAGCGCTTGTAAGCGGCGGCATGGACAGCCTTGTTACTGCCGCTATTGCAAATCTTGAACATGAAATGGCGCTCTTGCATCTCAATTATGGACAGAGGACAGAGAAAAGAGAACTCAGGGCATTCAATGACATTGCAGATTTTTATGGCATTCAGAAAAGACTTGTTGTTGATGTGAAGTATTTAAAAGAGATTGGCGGCTCTGCACTTACCGATGAAAGGATTGAAGTCCCTGTCCATCACACACAGCATCTCACGCCCCGCATACCAATTACTTACGTTCCCTTTAGAAATGCCCACCTCCTTTCCATTGCAGTATCGTGGGCAGAGGTTATAGGGGCCCATAAAATTTATATCGGCGCTGTTGAGGAAGACAGTTCCGGCTATCCTGACTGCAGGGAGGTTTTTTA
Proteins encoded in this region:
- a CDS encoding HAMP domain-containing methyl-accepting chemotaxis protein; translation: MKIKVQIGYKFIIGFILVVSTAAFAPRFVESLDIVEWLKEPLSFLIAILIGLILGSILTRTITKGFRQLTTIANDISSGDLTRPDNIGMNGKILEDESTELAAALNVMLKNLKGLVNHIKDAAGNLSEAAETLNTLVTKGHKTTEDISTGTSKIFEGALEQAGYVENASKTMEEMAKMSDDVSLKATDMAAVAAQTRSRVQKGAAISTSALKKMESILHGVDSTKDMIIGLEEKLNNIPKILDVITHISRQTDLLAINATIEASKAGEHGRGFAIVAEEVRRFADNTKRSVEDVAFIIKDIKAEVERLVNAEAESSAFTKEGREDINKVKESLDEITAFTSEVADKAENILVLTQKQKQGGETAVSLIEQIAHIARESVSATEEVDTVVDGHKASIEEMLASAKKLSGFADDLKRVVSRFKLEQDDVEILPENKPQVLEMAERGV
- the thiL gene encoding thiamine-phosphate kinase, which encodes MEIKKLGELALIKRLAEQFTPGHPRVVKGIGDDASVTIQDDSQYLLCTTDTLVEDIHFSLQYTPSYNLGRKAVSISLSDIAAMGGTPMFLFTSIILPPATSTDFINLLYKGIKEMALEFDVALIGGNTSSSPDKIIINTTILGEVPKDQVMFRKGASVGNRIYVTGCLGDSGLGLKMLKESQKSKVKSQNLKNKVILKHIDPLPRVREGREIAKKKLATSMIDISDGLISDLRHIAEESRVGAQIWLKKLPLSTGLKKWLSDHPQDIALALSGGEDYELLFTAPKGNDPQIDALSSELGIPITQIGEIVPEGCGITVLDEKGDIFHLAVEGFEHFKTE
- a CDS encoding chemotaxis protein CheW, which produces MTDGDKLLIYIDDKIFAVDADTVDALVETERFFMLPMLQSHSFSAPYPLHGGGQGAVGFIKGVITRRGDVVVVVDIGDLFGAPSVQGEGRYKVLVLKKDALCLGIYVGAKGLSFLWEEDLKNLEFKPLTENYIHGMIDPSGKKIRILDWQRILEETQRLVSSR
- the larC gene encoding nickel pincer cofactor biosynthesis protein LarC; its protein translation is MKTAYFDCCSGISGDMVLGALIDMGLDIKILRRELSKLHISNYSISASKARRHHITGTSFKVRFKESRHHRTFTDIKNLINKSKLSVKTKELSISIFFNLAKAEAKVHGCKVDEVHFHEVGAVDSIVDIVGTAIGMEQLEMENVYASPLPLGSGWVETAHGRMPVPAPAALELLRGVPVIPSPVKSELTTPTGAAIIKTIAKGFGNMPQMKMEKIGYGIGTRDFEQIPNILRIVTGEGSGGQEKLIMIETNIDDMNPQIYDYLMTRLFKKGALDVFLTPIQMKKGRPAVLLNVLCNEDKKAQVMDIIFEETTTIGIRTYEVNRYCLERDTKQVSTPYGKMHIKISQKNGKPINIQPEYEDCRKIAEKKNVPLKKVMDSAKRKFF
- the queC gene encoding 7-cyano-7-deazaguanine synthase QueC is translated as MENKMENKPLAVALVSGGMDSLVTAAIANLEHEMALLHLNYGQRTEKRELRAFNDIADFYGIQKRLVVDVKYLKEIGGSALTDERIEVPVHHTQHLTPRIPITYVPFRNAHLLSIAVSWAEVIGAHKIYIGAVEEDSSGYPDCREVFYRAFEKAIDAGTRPETKIEIITPLIHMKKSAIVKRGAALNAPFHLTWSCYLPPYPPHGGGQGEVACGKCDSCRLRVKGFGEAGVVDPIQYKM
- the larB gene encoding nickel pincer cofactor biosynthesis protein LarB, giving the protein MNVESLKKLISDIKKGKVETSEALETLKALPFEDMGFATLDTHRSLRQGFPEVILGHWKTADQIIKIAKKMKARKENILITRVDTAKAREIKKAVKNSSYNKDAKTIFIKSHPIKITGKGTILVICAGTSDIPVAEEAVVTAEVMGNKVERLYDVGVAGIHRLLHKKEKILAANVLIVAAGMEGALPSVVGGLVSKPVIAVPTSVGYGANLGGITTLLAMLNSCAAGVTVVNIDNGFGAGYAASLINRG
- a CDS encoding chemotaxis protein CheA, yielding MDTSQYKTLFLQETEEHLKGISEELLKLENEPHAPSGIDNLFRHFHSIKGMAASMGYEAMAGFSHQLEDLLDAVRKKKIPLSQEIIDVILSGTDILQTFTRLIAEDKPLDMDTSRLLSRIKTILTQEESPSEAVDRPPVAVSSTLQTDAASAPKLGLPTTMKVDSKVFDNFMESVGELFTVRSRMKEVVANSFPVEFQETTHQLGRIIEDLYYRVITARMIPFEDLTQNLPRLIRDMCKKNGKNAELIIDGSDVKLDRAVLEHITDPLVHIIRNAVDHGIETPEKRAQHGKPAKGRITVAVARQRDNIIIEITDDGRGIDINKVKEKALQSGIPEEKIKGMADKDALLLVCLPGLSLAKEITETSGRGVGMDVVKANIEAIGGRLEISSVINKGTKIILELPVTISIVKVLLVSLGAELFAFPISKVLKVLDINKADIKNHGNKTYFVYNDTETSVADLRSILALPRLVEKDPISVVIIDAKEKISGIIVDDFEGEIDAYIKPLAQPMTRMRGVIGVTVLGDGRPVFLLDPAAIVI
- the lon gene encoding endopeptidase La, with protein sequence MADEKEKQEQKGEELQIPDILPLLPIRDIVIFPFMIVPLFVGREKSIYAVDSALAKERLVFLTTQKDISNEEPGPNDLYQTGTVGMVMRMLKLPDGRVKVLIQGLARGIIKEYTQEKPGYIVNIEKVKEAPVLQPTPEVEALMRNVREQLEKLASLGKTISPEIMMIIETVNEPGRLADIVAANLGLKVEDAQIILEIIEPIKRLERVNEYLVKELHVATIQVKIQSQAKEEMDKSQREYYLREQMRAIKSELGELEEITEEIDEIRKKIKKAKMPPDVEKETLKQTDRLESMHPDAAESAIIRTYLDWLVELPWSKSTKDTLEIKKAKNVLDEDHYDLEKIKERILEYLAVRKLQEKSKGPILCFVGPPGVGKTSLGRSIARAMGRKFVRISLGGIKDEAEIRGHRRTYVGALPGRIIQGMKQAGTNNPVFMMDEIDKIGTDFRGDPSSALLEVLDPEQNNAFSDHYLNLPFDLSKVMFITTANILDPIPDALKDRMEVLELAGYTGEEKLEIVKKFIIERQLNENGLNRKLLEITDDALEKIISQYTKEAGLRNLEREIASVCRKVARKVAEGEKVQSLVTAKTVEEYLGIPKFIPETEQEEDEIGVATGLAWTPVGGEILYIEATTMKGKGNLTLTGHLGEVMKESAHAALSYTRSRAKVIGLAEDFYKEIDIHIHVPAGAIPKDGPSAGVTMATALISTLTKTPVSKDIAMTGEITLRGRVLPIGGIREKALAALRAKIRTIILPERNKKDIEEIPKDIRKKMNFIFVRHMDDVLKIALKKKVKAIKKPLRPIGKRNVAVAR